A genomic segment from Chitinophagaceae bacterium encodes:
- a CDS encoding FMN-binding negative transcriptional regulator: MYQLPHFIEKNKQQVVQFMKQQNFAIVIALGNDYPVATQLPLEIIEEGEKLFLSGHFMRNTAHHKAFEKNKNVLVLFHSPHAYIDANWYSNPQQASTVNYITVQAAGAMLLLDTASSVAILKEVTDRHIGTKTAASFENLSTKYVEEMAKAIVGFRIEVVTLQNVFKLSQNKSRQDCESIIHHLEQRAKPGDIYIAQKMKERL; this comes from the coding sequence ATGTATCAATTGCCCCATTTTATTGAAAAAAACAAGCAGCAGGTGGTTCAATTTATGAAGCAACAAAACTTTGCTATAGTAATTGCTTTGGGTAATGACTATCCTGTGGCAACACAATTACCACTGGAAATTATTGAAGAAGGAGAAAAATTATTTTTATCCGGGCATTTTATGCGTAACACAGCCCATCATAAAGCTTTTGAAAAAAATAAAAATGTGCTGGTGCTTTTTCACAGCCCACATGCTTATATAGATGCCAATTGGTACAGCAACCCACAGCAGGCCAGCACCGTAAATTATATTACCGTACAAGCCGCCGGAGCCATGCTATTACTGGATACTGCCAGTTCTGTTGCAATATTAAAGGAGGTAACAGACCGGCATATTGGAACAAAAACTGCTGCATCTTTTGAAAATTTATCAACAAAATATGTGGAGGAAATGGCAAAAGCCATTGTGGGCTTTAGAATAGAGGTAGTTACTTTACAAAATGTTTTTAAATTAAGCCAAAACAAAAGCCGGCAAGATTGCGAAAGCATTATTCACCACTTGGAGCAAAGAGCAAAACCCGGCGATATTTATATTGCCCAAAAAATGAAAGAACGACTTTAA